One genomic segment of Drosophila melanogaster chromosome 3R includes these proteins:
- the CLS gene encoding cardiolipin synthase, isoform B, with the protein MLPAIIFRQVQRPLHHGAATLEHVLGVGGSSFVNCLNRYAAATGFIRISFLDIKRRRNYELARLRLYADEKKQSLHLRTLQGRHLLQGVIERKNFLVDDIREARHKVQERVREKIDEIREERENIMTIPNMLTISRAVLSPYIGYVIVQGDFTLGMSLLAFAGITDLLDGQIARRWPSQASKFGSFLDPMADKLLMGSLVISLCYTDLLPMWLMGIVVFRDVFLLGAGFVIRYISLPPPKTFSRYFDATHVTAQLEPTLLSKINTGVQLATIGLSLGAPIWNYLDHPALQGLWYLTGLTTAATALSYVMNRHNTFKIIQKKT; encoded by the exons ATGCTGCCCGCCATCATTTTCCGGCAGGTGCAGCGCCCACTGCACCATGGAGCCGCCACATTGGAGCACGTTTTGGGAGTCGGCGGAAGCAGCTTCGTGAACTGCCTGAATCGCTATGCGGCCGCCACGGGATTCATTCGGATCTCGTTTCTGGACATTAAGCGGCGCAGGAACTACGAGTTAGCCAGACTTCGCCTCTATGCCGATGAGAAGAAGCAGTCGCTCCATTTGCGCACCTTGCAGGGACGCCATCTCCTGCAGGGTGTCATCGAAAGGAAGAACTTCCTGGTGGATGACATCCGGGAGGCCAGGCACAAAGTCCAGGAGCGGGTGCGCGAGAAGATCGACGAGATACGCGAAGAGCGAGAGAACATTATGACCATACCCAACATGCTGACCATCAGTCGTGCCGTCCTCTCACCCTACATCGGATATGTTATAGTCCAGGGCGATTTCACCCTGGGCATGAGCCTTCTAGCGTTCGCCGGCATCACAGATCTG TTGGATGGACAGATCGCACGACGGTGGCCTTCGCAGGCGAGCAAGTTCGGTTCCTTCCTGGACCCCATGGCTGATAAGTTGCTGATGGGCTCGCTGGTCATCTCGCTGTGCTACACGGACCTGCTGCCCATGTGGCTCATGGGCATCGTGGTGTTCCGGGATGTCTTTCTTCTAGGAGCTGGATTTGTTATACGCTACATAAGTCTGCCACCGCCG AAAACCTTTTCGCGCTACTTCGACGCCACCCATGTTACTGCCCAACTGGAGCCCACGCTGCTCAGCAAGATCAACACGGGCGTCCAGTTGGCCACCATTGGACTGAGCCTGGGAGCTCCCATTTGGAACTATTTGG ATCACCCAGCTTTGCAGGGACTTTGGTATCTGACTGGCCTGACTACGGCTGCCACTGCCCTCAGCTACGTCATGAATCGGCATAATACCTTTAAGATTATCCAAAAAAAGACGTAG
- the Idh3g gene encoding isocitrate dehydrogenase (NAD(+)) 3 non-catalytic subunit gamma, isoform D encodes MALRLTQRLLQTQTPFLTRGYPLLVTKEKTEDVAHTKSALQKKVTGTDIPSAQYGGRHAVTMLPGGGIGPELMGYVREIFRYCGAPIDFEVIDIDPSTEGNDDLDYAITSIKRNGVALKGNIETKSQSLTEVSRNVAIRNELDLYVNVVHCKSYPGIPARHHDIDVVLIRQNTDGEYAMLEHESVPGIVESMKVVTVENAERVARYAFEFARQNNRKKVTTIHKANIMKLSDGLFLEVANRVHKDYPELEHNNMIIDNTCMQSVSNPHQFDVMNMTNLYGTIVSNVLCGLMGGAGLISGRNYGDHYAIFEPGTRNTGTAIAGKNIANPVAMISASIDMLNHLGHKEHANVIQEAVYQTIVNDAIRTPDIGGTNSSTDVVENILKILSAKRVNW; translated from the exons ATGGCCCTTCGCTTGACCCAGAGATTGCTGCAGACGCAGACGCCGTTCCTCACTCGC GGCTATCCCTTGCTGGTGACCAAGGAGAAGACCGAGGATGTGGCCCACACCAAATCGGCGCTGCAGAAGAAAGTCACG GGCACCGATATTCCCTCGGCACAGTACGGAGGTCGTCATGCCGTCACCATGCTGCCGGGCGGCGGCATTGGTCCTGAACTGATGGGCTATGTGCGCGAGATCTTCCGGTATTGCGGTGCACCCATCGATTTCGAGGTGATCGACATCGATCCCTCCACCGAGGGCAACGATGATCTGGACTATGCCATCACATCGATTAAGAGGAACGGAGTGGCACTCAAGGGCAACATCGAGACCAAGTCCCAATCCTTGACCGAAGTCTCCCGCAACGTGGCCATCCGTAACGAGCTGGATCTGTACGTCAATGTGGTGCACTGCAAGTCGTATCCGGGCATTCCGGCCCGCCATCACGACATTGACGTGGTGCTCATCCGCCAAAACACCGATGGCGAGTACGCCATGTTGGAACATGAGTCTGTGCCCGGAATTGTGGAGAGCATGAAAGTGGTGACCGTCGAGAATGCCGAGCGTGTGGCCCGCTACGCCTTTGAGTTCGCCCGCCAAAACAATCGCAAGAAGGTTACCACCATTCACAAGGCCAACATCATGAAGCTGTCCGATGGTCTCTTCCTGGAGGTTGCCAACCGTGTGCACAAGGACTATCCCGAACTGGAGCACAACAACATGATTATCGACAACACCTGCATGCAGTCCGTGTCGAATCCTCACCAGTTCGACGTGATGAACATGACCAATCTGTACGGCACCATCGTGTCCAATGTTCTTTGCGGTTTGATGGGCGGAGCTGGCCTCATATCCGGCAGGAACTACGGTGACCAT TACGCCATCTTTGAGCCTGGCACCCGTAACACCGGAACCGCCATTGCCGGCAAGAATATCGCCAACCCTGTGGCCATGATCAGTGCCAGTATCGATATGTTGAACCATCTGGGCCACAAGGAGCACGCCAATGTCATTCAGGAGGCCGTCTACCAGACCATTGTCAACGATGCCATTCGCACGCCAG ATATTGGCGGCACCAACTCCAGTACCGATGTGGTTGAGAATATACTCAAGATCTTGAGTGCCAAGCGCGTGAATTGGTAA
- the Idh3g gene encoding isocitrate dehydrogenase (NAD(+)) 3 non-catalytic subunit gamma, isoform B yields MALRLTQRLLQTQTPFLTRGYPLLVTKEKTEDVAHTKSALQKKVTGTDIPSAQYGGRHAVTMLPGGGIGPELMGYVREIFRYCGAPIDFEVIDIDPSTEGNDDLDYAITSIKRNGVALKGNIETKSQSLTEVSRNVAIRNELDLYVNVVHCKSYPGIPARHHDIDVVLIRQNTDGEYAMLEHESVPGIVESMKVVTVENAERVARYAFEFARQNNRKKVTTIHKANIMKLSDGLFLEVANRVHKDYPELEHNNMIIDNTCMQSVSNPHQFDVMNMTNLYGTIVSNVLCGLMGGAGLISGRNYGDHYAIFEPGTRNTGTAIAGKNIANPVAMISASIDMLNHLGHKEHANVIQEAVYQTIVNDAIRTPDIGGTNSSTDVVENILKILSAKRVNWPHGNYFSQI; encoded by the exons ATGGCCCTTCGCTTGACCCAGAGATTGCTGCAGACGCAGACGCCGTTCCTCACTCGC GGCTATCCCTTGCTGGTGACCAAGGAGAAGACCGAGGATGTGGCCCACACCAAATCGGCGCTGCAGAAGAAAGTCACG GGCACCGATATTCCCTCGGCACAGTACGGAGGTCGTCATGCCGTCACCATGCTGCCGGGCGGCGGCATTGGTCCTGAACTGATGGGCTATGTGCGCGAGATCTTCCGGTATTGCGGTGCACCCATCGATTTCGAGGTGATCGACATCGATCCCTCCACCGAGGGCAACGATGATCTGGACTATGCCATCACATCGATTAAGAGGAACGGAGTGGCACTCAAGGGCAACATCGAGACCAAGTCCCAATCCTTGACCGAAGTCTCCCGCAACGTGGCCATCCGTAACGAGCTGGATCTGTACGTCAATGTGGTGCACTGCAAGTCGTATCCGGGCATTCCGGCCCGCCATCACGACATTGACGTGGTGCTCATCCGCCAAAACACCGATGGCGAGTACGCCATGTTGGAACATGAGTCTGTGCCCGGAATTGTGGAGAGCATGAAAGTGGTGACCGTCGAGAATGCCGAGCGTGTGGCCCGCTACGCCTTTGAGTTCGCCCGCCAAAACAATCGCAAGAAGGTTACCACCATTCACAAGGCCAACATCATGAAGCTGTCCGATGGTCTCTTCCTGGAGGTTGCCAACCGTGTGCACAAGGACTATCCCGAACTGGAGCACAACAACATGATTATCGACAACACCTGCATGCAGTCCGTGTCGAATCCTCACCAGTTCGACGTGATGAACATGACCAATCTGTACGGCACCATCGTGTCCAATGTTCTTTGCGGTTTGATGGGCGGAGCTGGCCTCATATCCGGCAGGAACTACGGTGACCAT TACGCCATCTTTGAGCCTGGCACCCGTAACACCGGAACCGCCATTGCCGGCAAGAATATCGCCAACCCTGTGGCCATGATCAGTGCCAGTATCGATATGTTGAACCATCTGGGCCACAAGGAGCACGCCAATGTCATTCAGGAGGCCGTCTACCAGACCATTGTCAACGATGCCATTCGCACGCCAG ATATTGGCGGCACCAACTCCAGTACCGATGTGGTTGAGAATATACTCAAGATCTTGAGTGCCAAGCGCGTGAATTG GCCACATGGAAACTATTTTAGCCAAATTTAG
- the RpL27 gene encoding ribosomal protein L27, isoform D — protein MRKIMKQGKIVIVLSGRYAGRKAIIVKTHDDGTPEKPFGHALVAGIDRYPRKVTKKMGKNKLKKKSKVKPFLKSLNYNHLMPTRYTAHDISFEKLSPKDLKDPVKRKTHRFQTRVKFESVYKEGKNKWFFQKLRF, from the coding sequence ATGAGGAAAATCATGAAGCAGGGCAAGATCGTAATCGTCCTTAGCGGACGTTACGCCGGTCGCAAGGCCATCATCGTCAAGACCCACGACGATGGAACCCCGGAGAAGCCCTTCGGACACGCCCTCGTCGCCGGTATCGATCGCTACCCGCGCAAGGTGACCAAGAAGATGGGCAAGAACAAGCTGAAGAAGAAGTCCAAGGTCAAGCCCTTCCTGAAGAGCCTGAACTACAATCATCTGATGCCCACCCGCTACACGGCGCACGACATCAGCTTTGAGAAGCTGTCGCCCAAGGACCTGAAGGATCCCGTAAAGCGCAAGACGCACCGCTTCCAGACCCGCGTCAAGTTCGAGTCCGTCTACAAGGAGGGCAAGAACAAGTGGTTCTTCCAGAAGCTGCGTTTCTAA
- the CG5039 gene encoding uncharacterized protein, which produces MKLLEPQTTISPEPDILHPDDGQYIWLPISVLVGIFVLAALVYAMSRSRCRNSWDCLKSRKAPRSGYINVDEEDSDVPMDCGDELGDQRTTATLLTGRLHIQDGANNASNA; this is translated from the exons ATGAAGTTACTTGAGCCTCAGACGACCATTAGTCCTGAACCGGACATACTGCATCCGGACGACGGTCAATACATATGGCTGCCAATTTCCGTGCTCGTTGGCATTTTCGTTCTGGCTGCACTG GTCTACGCCATGTCACGTAGTCGCTGTCGGAATTCCTGGGATTGCCTAAAGAGCAGGAAGGCTCCGCGAAGTGGATACATCAATGTGGATGAGGAGGATTCCGATGTGCCCATGGACTGCGGAGATGAACTGGGAGATCAAAGGACTACTGCTACTCTCCTCACTGGTCGCCTCCACATTCAGGAT GGAGCGAATAACGCCTCCAATGCCTAG
- the Idh3g gene encoding isocitrate dehydrogenase (NAD(+)) 3 non-catalytic subunit gamma, isoform C, protein MALRLTQRLLQTQTPFLTRGYPLLVTKEKTEDVAHTKSALQKKVTGTDIPSAQYGGRHAVTMLPGGGIGPELMGYVREIFRYCGAPIDFEVIDIDPSTEGNDDLDYAITSIKRNGVALKGNIETKSQSLTEVSRNVAIRNELDLYVNVVHCKSYPGIPARHHDIDVVLIRQNTDGEYAMLEHESVPGIVESMKVVTVENAERVARYAFEFARQNNRKKVTTIHKANIMKLSDGLFLEVANRVHKDYPELEHNNMIIDNTCMQSVSNPHQFDVMNMTNLYGTIVSNVLCGLMGGAGLISGRNYGDHYAIFEPGTRNTGTAIAGKNIANPVAMISASIDMLNHLGHKEHANVIQEAVYQTIVNDAIRTPDIGGTNSSTDVVENILKILSAKRVN, encoded by the exons ATGGCCCTTCGCTTGACCCAGAGATTGCTGCAGACGCAGACGCCGTTCCTCACTCGC GGCTATCCCTTGCTGGTGACCAAGGAGAAGACCGAGGATGTGGCCCACACCAAATCGGCGCTGCAGAAGAAAGTCACG GGCACCGATATTCCCTCGGCACAGTACGGAGGTCGTCATGCCGTCACCATGCTGCCGGGCGGCGGCATTGGTCCTGAACTGATGGGCTATGTGCGCGAGATCTTCCGGTATTGCGGTGCACCCATCGATTTCGAGGTGATCGACATCGATCCCTCCACCGAGGGCAACGATGATCTGGACTATGCCATCACATCGATTAAGAGGAACGGAGTGGCACTCAAGGGCAACATCGAGACCAAGTCCCAATCCTTGACCGAAGTCTCCCGCAACGTGGCCATCCGTAACGAGCTGGATCTGTACGTCAATGTGGTGCACTGCAAGTCGTATCCGGGCATTCCGGCCCGCCATCACGACATTGACGTGGTGCTCATCCGCCAAAACACCGATGGCGAGTACGCCATGTTGGAACATGAGTCTGTGCCCGGAATTGTGGAGAGCATGAAAGTGGTGACCGTCGAGAATGCCGAGCGTGTGGCCCGCTACGCCTTTGAGTTCGCCCGCCAAAACAATCGCAAGAAGGTTACCACCATTCACAAGGCCAACATCATGAAGCTGTCCGATGGTCTCTTCCTGGAGGTTGCCAACCGTGTGCACAAGGACTATCCCGAACTGGAGCACAACAACATGATTATCGACAACACCTGCATGCAGTCCGTGTCGAATCCTCACCAGTTCGACGTGATGAACATGACCAATCTGTACGGCACCATCGTGTCCAATGTTCTTTGCGGTTTGATGGGCGGAGCTGGCCTCATATCCGGCAGGAACTACGGTGACCAT TACGCCATCTTTGAGCCTGGCACCCGTAACACCGGAACCGCCATTGCCGGCAAGAATATCGCCAACCCTGTGGCCATGATCAGTGCCAGTATCGATATGTTGAACCATCTGGGCCACAAGGAGCACGCCAATGTCATTCAGGAGGCCGTCTACCAGACCATTGTCAACGATGCCATTCGCACGCCAG ATATTGGCGGCACCAACTCCAGTACCGATGTGGTTGAGAATATACTCAAGATCTTGAGTGCCAAGCGCGTGAATTG A
- the CG4743 gene encoding uncharacterized protein: MAAELGLESAAGSVAIKMQEPVNKLKFFHALVAGGVAGMVVDIALFPIDTVKTRLQSELGFWRAGGFRGIYKGLAPAAAGSAPTAALFFCTYECGKQFLSSVTQTKDSPYVHMAAASAAEVLACLIRVPVEIAKQRSQTLQGNKQSGLQILLRAYRTEGLKRGLYRGFGSTIMREIPFSLIQFPLWEYFKLQWTPLTGFDSTPFSVALCGAVAGGISAGLTTPLDVVKTRIMLAERESLNRRRSARRILHGIYLERGFSGLFAGFVPRVLWITLGGAFFFGFYDLTTRILGATSTDH, translated from the exons ATGGCAGCGGAATTGGGTCTGGAATCGGCCGCGGGGTCCGTGGCAATCAAAATGCAAGAGCCGgtcaataaattaaaatttttccaTGCACTTGTT GCAGGAGGAGTGGCTGGAATGGTAGTGGACATAGCGCTGTTTCCCATAGATACAGTGAAGACCCGACTGCAAAGCGAGCTGGGCTTTTGGCGGGCAGGAGGATTCAGGGGCATCTACAAAGGACTCGCTCCTGCGGCTGCAGGAAGTGCTCCCACGGCGGCCCTGTTTTTCTGCACCTACGAGTGCGGAAAGCAGTTCCTTAGTTCGGTCACCCAAACCAAAGATTCACCCTATGTTCACATGGCAGCGGCTTCAGCAGCAGAAGTG TTGGCATGCTTGATCCGAGTTCCCGTGGAGATTGCCAAGCAACGCTCCCAAACATTGCAGGGCAACAAACAGTCCGGCCTGCAAATTCTACTGCGTGCCTATCGCACTGAGGGATTGAAACGTGGTCTGTACAGGGGATTTGGTTCCACTATCATGCGGGAGATTCCATTTAGTCTGATACAGTTTCCGCTCTGGGAGTACTTTAAGCTGCAATGGACTCCCCTGACCGGCTTCGATTCCACTCCTTTTTCGGTGGCTCTTTGTGGAGCTGTCGCTGGAGGCATTTCAGCGGGATTAACTACGCCGCTCGATGTGGTCAAAACCCGAATTATGCTGGCTGAAAGGGAGAGTCTCAACCGACGTCGCAGTGCCCGAAGAATTTTGCATGGCATTTACCTGGAGCGAGGCTTCAGCGG TCTGTTTGCTGGCTTTGTGCCGCGTGTGCTGTGGATCACACTGGGCGGTGCATTCTTCTTTGGCTTCTACGACCTGACGACGCGAATCCTTGGCGCCACCAGTACGGATCATTAA